From the genome of Pelobates fuscus isolate aPelFus1 chromosome 6, aPelFus1.pri, whole genome shotgun sequence, one region includes:
- the SMIM20 gene encoding small integral membrane protein 20, whose amino-acid sequence MSRNSRIVLIFGGFITAVAAAFYPIYFYPMKHIDEYKKEQAVNRADVVQEDVQPVGLKVWSDPFAGSKK is encoded by the exons ATGTCTAGAAATAGCAGAATAGTGCTCATTTTCGGGGGTTTTATCACTGCAGTGGCAGCAGCTTTTTACCCTATATATTTTTACCCTATGAAGCACATAGATGAATACA agAAAGAACAAGCTGTAAATCGGGCTGATGTGGTTCAGGAAGACGTGCAGCCAGTAG GTCTGAAAGTATGGTCTGACCCATTCGCAGGAAGTAAAAAGTAA